In the genome of Capra hircus breed San Clemente chromosome 5, ASM170441v1, whole genome shotgun sequence, one region contains:
- the LOC102183765 gene encoding olfactory receptor 8S1-like, which produces MNLNFVNRIRFLTIFALKKQQDLRKQPLQISMRNHSTITEFILTGLSDDPYIQALLFVLFLVIYLLTMMGNLTMLLLIRADSHLHTPMYFFLSNLSFLDLCFSCVTLPKLLKDLLFERKTISIEGCLTQVFFVFFSSGTEACLLSVMAYDCYAAICHPLHYGQVMSTQLCVRLVLISWGLACLNEFVIVLLAISLDFCDAQTIHHYTCELPALFPLSCSDISVTNILLCSSLLHGLGTFIPI; this is translated from the exons ATGAATTTGAACTTTGTTAACAGGATCAGGTTTTTAACTATATTTGCTTTGAAGAAACAGCAGGATTTGAG gAAACAGCCTCTACAAATATCCATGAGGAACCACAGCACCATCACCGAGTTCATCCTCACTGGGCTGTCAGACGACCCCTACATCCAGGCTCTGCTCTTTGTGCTCTTCCTGGTGATTTACCTCCTGACCATGATGGGGAACCTGACGATGCTGCTGCTGATCAGGGCTGACTCCCACCTCCACACGCCCATGTACTTCTTCTTGAGTAATCTATCATTCCTAGACCTCTGCTTCTCTTGTGTCACTCTGCCCAAGCTCCTGAAGGACCTCCTGTTTGAGAGGAAGACCATCTCCATAGAGGGCTGCCTGACTCAGGtcttctttgtgtttttctcttcAGGAACTGAAGCCTGTCTACTCTCAGTGATGGCCTATGACTGCTATGCTGCAATCTGCCACCCCCTGCACTATGGCCAGGTGATGAGCACCCAGCTCTGTGTGAGGCTGGTGTTGATCTCATGGGGCCTGGCCTGTCTCAATGAATTTGTCATTGTGCTCCTGGCTATTAGCCTGGATTTCTGTGATGCCCAAACCATCCACCACTACACCTGTGAGCTGCCTGCCCTCTTCCCCCTGTCTTGTTCTGATATCTCTGTTACCAATATCCTACTCTGCTCCAGCCTATTGCATGGGCTTGGAACCTTCATCCCAATCTAA